The Candidatus Dependentiae bacterium genome includes a window with the following:
- the bamA gene encoding outer membrane protein assembly factor BamA: protein MMSARRASVLWLFIILFIGGGNLPFSLAAMQSVPANQDELSDNQYAENESDDDYEDEDEITAAVVAPAPVPLADRIIRSITVEGNFSVPSQAIVSRIPYHEGQRFDPRKTNTLIKNVNDLNYFKNVQLYGEPVGSQEVDLFIVVQEKLKLAGFEFQGNKHLTLKEIEKKINFSKITSIDEMDLPRYIAIIKKLYRDKDYHNAQVTAQLQPVDGAACVRFTIQENSKTLVKRIFFSGNESVTDKKLRSLIYTREDWILGFMDRAGSYQPDMIEADKQVIENYYQSNGFLNARVVNAQVQADAAQEEVMVTYYIQEGDLYTISDISVPGNDLISEEFLKSRLPIKECDLYSKEKIRETIEGLRLLWGDFGYIYADIEPSVKPNEETKTVSVAFYTELGSQVTLDSINIRGNEKTEDKIIRRQLLLQEGGILTTKGMDDSKQRVELLGYFDQRNGVNWKINRLGKDRASLDLMVKEVKTGRAEMNLGFGGSPRDVSSPIESLSLRAALSDSNLFGKGIQFALSGEYAKREVNFNFNLTQPWLFDRPIHAGIDIFTKRTSYSDFFFLEKSSIHENIVGGAFNLGFVSHRAFDSLWINRLIVEDVRYTNTAVDQRTNFINQAQKDELQGIINRRFQSGTFIGYALNVTKDVRNHPVHPSNGYQWQMLTKTVFPSRTTHAIDTPLHGFGFFKADFDVSWYTPLIDERSLVFCLHGHLGLIAPFKHRTVPYRELYNIGGPASVRGFEFGEIGPQWIVPGLAGKSNPLGATKAFWINAELIFPISADFSMKGGIFYDGGAGWDTLDAAQISPANLRNNHFSYRHAVGLGLRVLRPTPIKVDWGFKLDRRKGEEATRVHFSAYHEF, encoded by the coding sequence ATGATGTCTGCACGACGAGCGAGTGTTTTGTGGCTCTTTATTATTTTATTTATCGGTGGTGGAAACCTTCCATTTTCGTTGGCTGCGATGCAATCTGTACCAGCAAATCAAGATGAATTATCCGATAATCAATACGCGGAGAATGAATCTGACGACGACTACGAAGATGAAGATGAAATAACTGCCGCGGTAGTTGCGCCTGCGCCAGTACCGCTGGCCGATCGTATCATTAGATCAATTACAGTTGAGGGAAATTTTTCCGTTCCTTCACAAGCGATTGTAAGTCGCATTCCCTATCATGAAGGTCAGCGATTTGATCCTCGAAAAACCAATACTCTTATTAAAAATGTTAACGACCTTAATTATTTTAAAAATGTGCAGCTTTATGGTGAGCCGGTCGGCAGCCAAGAAGTAGATCTTTTTATCGTGGTGCAAGAGAAATTGAAACTTGCGGGGTTTGAATTTCAAGGCAATAAACATTTAACGCTCAAGGAAATAGAAAAGAAAATTAATTTTTCTAAAATAACGAGCATTGATGAAATGGATTTGCCCCGATACATTGCGATCATTAAAAAACTCTATCGCGACAAAGATTATCACAATGCACAGGTAACTGCGCAATTGCAGCCAGTGGATGGCGCTGCGTGTGTTCGTTTTACTATTCAAGAAAATAGTAAAACGCTTGTTAAACGAATTTTCTTTTCAGGAAATGAGTCTGTTACTGATAAAAAATTACGCAGTTTAATTTACACACGCGAAGATTGGATTCTTGGATTTATGGATCGCGCAGGAAGTTATCAGCCCGATATGATCGAAGCTGATAAGCAAGTTATCGAGAACTATTATCAAAGTAATGGTTTTCTGAATGCGCGTGTAGTAAACGCGCAGGTGCAAGCGGATGCAGCTCAAGAAGAAGTTATGGTTACCTACTATATTCAAGAAGGCGATCTCTATACGATATCCGATATTTCTGTTCCAGGAAATGATCTTATCTCGGAAGAATTTTTAAAGTCGCGTTTGCCAATTAAAGAATGCGACCTTTATTCAAAAGAAAAAATTCGCGAGACGATTGAAGGGCTTCGATTATTGTGGGGCGATTTTGGCTATATTTACGCCGATATTGAACCATCAGTTAAACCGAATGAAGAAACAAAAACGGTGAGCGTTGCGTTTTATACGGAGCTTGGCTCACAAGTTACCCTTGATAGCATCAACATTCGTGGTAATGAAAAAACTGAAGATAAAATTATTCGTCGGCAATTGTTACTTCAAGAAGGTGGTATTCTCACAACCAAAGGGATGGACGATTCCAAACAGCGCGTTGAACTGCTTGGCTACTTTGATCAGCGAAATGGCGTCAACTGGAAAATTAATCGTTTAGGAAAAGATAGAGCATCGCTTGATTTGATGGTGAAAGAAGTGAAAACCGGCCGTGCCGAAATGAATCTTGGTTTTGGTGGTTCGCCGCGCGATGTTTCATCTCCTATTGAATCGCTATCATTACGCGCTGCACTTTCGGATTCGAATTTATTTGGTAAAGGAATTCAGTTTGCGCTCAGCGGCGAATATGCAAAACGGGAAGTTAACTTTAATTTTAATTTAACGCAGCCGTGGCTTTTCGATAGACCAATTCATGCTGGGATAGATATTTTTACCAAGCGAACCTCATATAGCGATTTCTTCTTTCTAGAAAAATCATCTATTCATGAAAATATCGTAGGCGGTGCATTTAATCTTGGATTTGTTTCTCATCGTGCATTTGATTCACTTTGGATCAACAGACTTATTGTAGAGGATGTGCGTTATACCAATACCGCGGTTGACCAGCGTACTAACTTTATCAATCAAGCGCAGAAAGATGAGCTGCAAGGGATCATCAATCGACGGTTTCAAAGTGGCACATTTATTGGCTATGCTTTAAACGTAACAAAAGATGTTCGTAATCATCCGGTTCATCCAAGCAACGGGTACCAATGGCAAATGTTAACAAAAACTGTTTTTCCTAGCAGAACGACGCATGCAATTGATACGCCGCTCCATGGATTTGGATTCTTTAAGGCAGATTTTGATGTGAGCTGGTACACACCACTTATCGATGAGCGCAGTTTGGTATTCTGTTTGCATGGTCATCTTGGTCTTATTGCGCCATTTAAACACAGAACTGTTCCCTATCGGGAATTGTATAATATTGGCGGTCCGGCATCGGTGCGCGGGTTTGAGTTTGGCGAGATAGGGCCGCAATGGATTGTCCCTGGCTTGGCCGGCAAATCTAATCCATTGGGCGCCACAAAAGCATTCTGGATTAACGCAGAATTGATTTTTCCAATCTCAGCAGACTTTTCTATGAAGGGCGGCATTTTCTATGATGGTGGTGCTGGTTGGGATACGCTTGATGCGGCGCAAATTTCTCCGGCTAATTTGAGAAACAATCATTTTAGCTATCGGCATGCTGTTGGTTTAGGGCTGCGCGTCTTGCGCCCAACGCCAATTAAAGTTGATTGGGGCTTTAAGCTCGATCGACGCAAAGGTGAAGAGGCGACGCGCGTTCACTTTAGTGCGTACCACGAGTTTTAA
- the lysS gene encoding lysine--tRNA ligase — MLFKIDRRIFTQFPDLKVGLIVATGLKQSEAQTKAREFLAETQQKLRMNLTADQIEHHPFITVWRDAFKKFGANPKKYLSSIEAISMRVAKGGEIKSINPLVDLYNAISFKYLLPAGGEDLKKIDGDMELTIAGENEQPIRILGQTEAYKPELGEIFYKDGKGAVCCKWNWREADRVKLSEDSEDALFVLEGLPPANQKIIAAAINELAWLLQKYCGGKVRYAFLDKETSEINTDDAFFESLQEPEEPNLPPLEIYKANSLGQQRLELSGESKIRAQKVEALRKQGIEPWPAAQHVTDTCELILKHFGHHDQKPTYTIAGRLVSIRSHGKTIFAHLQDRTAKMQIYLKDEHVGAEQFEFFKHMIDIGDILWATGPAFRTKMGEITLEVKSFKLLSKCLHPLPEKFHGLTDVEVRYRQRYLDLISNPESREKFIRRTGILKSVRNFLDAHGFMEVETPMLHPIAGGAAARPFITHHNALGDDFYLRIAPELYLKRLVVGGFERVYEINRNFRNEGVSTRHNPEFTMLEFYMAHHNYLYIMEFVEQLLRSAVEFACGTLEVRFGDHVIDFGKPFKRISVKQSVLDAEQLTDAQCTDAVLNELLKKHGIKLAQNASNAVKFYALFEKVVEPMLIQPTFITEYPIEISPLAKRDSENPAVAARYELFIGGMEISNGFNELNDPFDQADRFKQQLEAHKAGDEEAHQYDADYIQALEYALPPTVGVGIGIDRLVMLLTNTTSIKDVILFPTLKKKHA; from the coding sequence ATGCTTTTCAAAATTGATAGACGTATTTTTACACAGTTTCCAGATCTCAAAGTAGGATTAATAGTCGCTACCGGACTCAAACAAAGTGAAGCCCAAACAAAGGCGCGAGAATTTCTTGCAGAAACCCAGCAGAAGTTGCGAATGAACTTAACTGCAGATCAAATTGAACATCATCCATTTATTACCGTGTGGCGAGATGCCTTTAAAAAATTTGGTGCGAATCCCAAAAAATATCTTAGCTCCATCGAGGCGATCTCAATGCGAGTGGCAAAAGGGGGAGAAATAAAATCAATCAATCCACTAGTTGATCTCTATAATGCTATTTCGTTTAAATATTTGTTGCCTGCTGGCGGTGAAGATTTAAAGAAAATTGACGGAGATATGGAACTTACAATAGCAGGAGAAAACGAACAACCTATTAGGATTCTTGGTCAAACCGAAGCCTATAAGCCCGAGCTAGGTGAGATCTTTTATAAGGATGGCAAAGGAGCCGTTTGTTGCAAATGGAATTGGCGCGAAGCAGATAGAGTTAAATTGTCCGAAGATTCCGAAGATGCACTTTTTGTTCTAGAGGGCCTGCCCCCTGCAAACCAAAAAATTATTGCAGCTGCCATTAATGAATTGGCTTGGCTGTTACAAAAGTATTGTGGCGGGAAAGTAAGATACGCCTTTCTTGATAAGGAGACATCTGAAATTAACACTGACGATGCATTTTTTGAGTCGCTACAAGAACCGGAAGAACCAAATTTGCCACCTTTGGAAATTTATAAAGCCAATTCTTTAGGGCAACAAAGATTGGAATTAAGTGGGGAATCGAAGATTCGTGCGCAAAAAGTTGAGGCGCTAAGAAAGCAGGGGATTGAACCGTGGCCTGCTGCACAACATGTTACCGATACCTGCGAATTAATACTTAAGCATTTTGGGCATCACGATCAAAAACCAACTTATACGATTGCCGGACGCCTCGTTTCTATTCGATCACATGGTAAAACTATTTTTGCACATCTTCAGGATCGTACCGCGAAAATGCAAATTTATCTCAAAGATGAACATGTGGGCGCTGAGCAATTTGAATTTTTTAAGCACATGATCGATATTGGCGATATTTTATGGGCTACAGGGCCTGCGTTTCGCACCAAGATGGGTGAAATTACCTTAGAAGTAAAATCGTTTAAACTGCTCAGTAAATGTTTGCATCCTTTGCCAGAAAAATTTCATGGGCTCACCGACGTTGAAGTACGCTATCGCCAACGCTATTTGGATTTGATTAGTAATCCCGAAAGTCGCGAAAAGTTCATTCGAAGAACCGGCATTTTAAAATCGGTACGTAATTTTCTTGATGCGCACGGATTCATGGAAGTGGAAACTCCCATGCTTCATCCGATCGCTGGCGGCGCGGCCGCTCGCCCGTTTATTACGCATCATAATGCGCTGGGCGATGATTTCTATTTACGCATCGCGCCTGAACTCTATTTAAAAAGATTAGTTGTTGGCGGCTTTGAGCGGGTATATGAAATAAATCGCAATTTCAGAAATGAGGGTGTATCAACGCGCCATAACCCTGAATTTACGATGCTTGAATTTTATATGGCTCACCATAATTATCTTTATATTATGGAATTTGTTGAACAACTTTTACGCTCCGCGGTTGAGTTTGCATGTGGTACGCTAGAAGTTCGTTTTGGGGATCACGTCATCGATTTTGGAAAACCGTTCAAAAGAATTTCGGTTAAACAATCGGTGCTCGATGCTGAACAATTGACCGACGCTCAATGTACGGATGCGGTACTTAATGAATTATTAAAAAAGCATGGAATTAAATTAGCTCAAAACGCATCAAATGCGGTTAAGTTTTATGCATTGTTTGAAAAAGTTGTTGAGCCAATGTTAATTCAGCCAACGTTTATCACCGAATATCCGATCGAAATTTCTCCTCTTGCAAAGCGCGATTCTGAAAATCCTGCTGTTGCAGCGCGCTATGAACTTTTCATTGGTGGTATGGAAATTAGTAACGGATTTAATGAGTTAAACGATCCATTTGATCAAGCAGATAGATTCAAGCAACAGCTTGAGGCGCACAAAGCGGGCGATGAAGAAGCGCATCAATATGATGCTGATTATATTCAAGCGCTCGAATATGCACTGCCGCCCACCGTTGGAGTCGGCATTGGCATCGATCGCCTTGTAATGCTTCTTACCAATACCACTTCGATCAAAGATGTCATTTTATTTCCAACACTCAAGAAAAAACACGCGTAA
- a CDS encoding cysteine--tRNA ligase, whose product MIQLYSTLSTRKETISPLQEGKIKLYVCGITPYDNPHIGHGRVFVTFDLLYRLLKTIGLDVTYCRNFTDIDDKLLKKAETEFGDPLRYHEIAQRYIASFNRDMKALNLDTPSHEPLVTKTIPEIIDFVAQLVEQKKAYAIDGDVYFRINSFPSYGKLSKQKLDELRAGARVEINDKKEDPLDFALWKGEKEGTFWESPWGYGRPGWHIECSAMALKYLGEQIDIHGGGADLIFPHHENEIAQTESLTRKPFSTIWSHCAFVRVNNEKMSKSLGNFFTLNDIFQQFDPMVIRYYYAIHHYRTPLDFSFNDIQAAQKAYQKICLFFAHTEVKKNSPIDRENATLKKMLTFLYDDLNTPGMFGVLFTFMQSKPNAHEKAAIKQFLVNGLGLTLEPLPEKTIQITPEIQKLLDDREKAREEKNWKRADELRAQLISLGVDLHDKKSKEIK is encoded by the coding sequence ATGATACAGCTTTATTCAACTCTTTCGACTCGAAAAGAAACTATAAGCCCGCTACAAGAAGGCAAAATTAAACTTTATGTGTGCGGTATCACGCCCTACGACAATCCACACATTGGCCACGGCAGAGTTTTTGTTACGTTTGATCTCTTGTATCGGCTCTTAAAAACAATTGGCTTGGATGTTACGTATTGCAGAAATTTTACCGATATCGATGATAAGCTGCTCAAAAAAGCGGAAACCGAATTTGGCGACCCTCTGCGCTATCATGAAATCGCTCAGCGTTACATTGCATCATTTAATCGAGATATGAAAGCACTTAATCTAGATACGCCATCTCACGAGCCGTTGGTTACTAAAACAATTCCTGAAATTATCGATTTTGTCGCACAATTAGTTGAGCAAAAAAAAGCGTATGCGATCGATGGCGATGTGTATTTTCGAATCAATAGTTTCCCATCCTACGGAAAACTTTCTAAACAAAAATTAGATGAATTACGAGCTGGAGCGCGCGTTGAGATAAACGATAAAAAAGAGGACCCGCTCGATTTTGCATTATGGAAAGGCGAGAAAGAAGGAACTTTTTGGGAAAGCCCGTGGGGTTATGGTCGGCCAGGTTGGCATATTGAATGTTCAGCAATGGCGCTCAAATATTTGGGAGAGCAAATAGATATTCATGGCGGCGGCGCAGATTTAATTTTTCCTCATCATGAAAATGAAATAGCTCAAACAGAAAGTTTAACCAGAAAACCGTTTTCAACTATTTGGAGCCATTGCGCATTTGTTCGAGTAAATAATGAAAAAATGTCCAAATCGCTCGGCAATTTTTTCACGCTCAACGATATATTCCAGCAATTTGATCCGATGGTAATTAGATATTATTATGCGATTCATCACTATCGAACACCGCTTGATTTCTCCTTTAATGATATTCAAGCAGCCCAGAAAGCGTATCAAAAAATATGTCTTTTCTTTGCGCACACAGAGGTGAAAAAAAATAGTCCTATCGATCGTGAGAATGCAACGCTTAAAAAAATGCTTACATTTCTCTACGACGATTTAAATACGCCCGGAATGTTTGGCGTTCTTTTCACTTTCATGCAATCAAAACCAAATGCGCACGAAAAAGCTGCCATTAAACAATTTTTAGTAAACGGATTGGGATTAACGCTTGAACCACTTCCAGAAAAAACGATCCAAATAACACCAGAAATTCAAAAGCTTCTTGATGACCGAGAAAAAGCACGCGAAGAAAAAAATTGGAAACGTGCCGACGAACTGCGTGCACAGTTAATTTCTCTGGGTGTCGATCTTCACGATAAAAAAAGCAAGGAAATCAAATGA
- a CDS encoding NUDIX domain-containing protein: MPRAPQQNFSPIVRVGVGVLIFNNGKLLLGKRKNAHGSGTWSPPGGHLEFGETPFECASREVLEETGLTIKEIIAGPYTNDFFELEQKHYITLFMIGEYAGGEPKVLEPNKCEEWQWFDINELPKPLFLPMVNLNFSLINPIN, translated from the coding sequence ATGCCGCGCGCACCACAACAAAACTTTTCACCGATTGTTCGCGTTGGCGTTGGCGTGCTTATTTTCAATAACGGAAAACTTCTTTTAGGCAAAAGAAAAAATGCGCACGGCAGCGGCACGTGGAGCCCGCCAGGCGGACATCTAGAATTTGGGGAAACGCCTTTTGAATGTGCCAGTCGAGAAGTGCTTGAAGAAACGGGGCTCACGATTAAAGAAATTATTGCCGGCCCTTATACCAACGATTTTTTTGAGCTTGAACAAAAGCACTATATTACGCTTTTCATGATCGGTGAGTATGCTGGCGGTGAACCAAAGGTTTTAGAGCCAAATAAATGTGAAGAATGGCAATGGTTTGATATAAACGAACTACCAAAACCATTATTTTTGCCGATGGTTAACCTTAATTTTTCTCTTATAAACCCTATTAACTAG
- a CDS encoding ATP-binding protein encodes MFKRTIESTLKIDLPNYSIICIKGPRFVGKTTLVKTVAPHFAYFSLRELQPRQQALKNPEFFIRDALSKGEGMIVDDCEYAPAIIDAIRTYELPEGKKIIVTTSLLRHHTTLVEELFGSRSKTYTLWPLSITEREMSQVLPQSVDDAIIRGGFPAAQREGDIPEWYTTYVRNYTEQDVRVAKSLHNDTIFYRFMELCAEQSLGQPVNYSSLRRACDITIHTAKAWIELLELTQLIFLLPPHEQAYGKRIIKSPKLYFIEPAITCSLLRISTPEQLKQHPLREAIIESFVISDLYKQAFGAGKKGNVSFWKDKAGHEVECLVSKSTGVLPMEIIASESYSPQAFKKLMHWYKVSHAMQSNGIVVYTGEQDQSLVEGRLLNWRSVKNLNQ; translated from the coding sequence GTGTTTAAAAGAACCATAGAATCTACGTTAAAAATTGATTTGCCGAATTATTCAATAATTTGTATCAAAGGGCCACGTTTTGTTGGAAAAACAACCTTGGTCAAAACAGTTGCACCTCATTTTGCATATTTTTCATTGCGAGAATTGCAGCCGCGCCAACAAGCTCTTAAAAATCCTGAATTTTTTATTCGTGATGCGCTTTCAAAAGGCGAGGGAATGATTGTAGATGATTGTGAGTATGCGCCTGCAATTATCGATGCGATACGAACGTATGAGCTTCCAGAAGGCAAAAAAATTATAGTAACAACGAGCTTGCTTCGCCACCACACAACGTTGGTAGAGGAGCTTTTTGGTTCTCGATCAAAAACATATACACTTTGGCCACTTTCAATCACGGAACGGGAAATGTCTCAAGTTCTGCCGCAGTCGGTGGATGATGCTATTATTCGTGGAGGATTTCCCGCGGCTCAGCGGGAAGGGGATATTCCTGAGTGGTACACAACCTATGTTCGTAATTATACTGAGCAAGATGTTCGTGTGGCAAAAAGTTTGCATAACGACACGATTTTTTATCGCTTCATGGAACTTTGCGCAGAACAATCTCTTGGCCAACCAGTAAATTATTCATCACTGCGCCGAGCATGCGATATTACTATTCATACAGCAAAGGCGTGGATTGAGTTGCTTGAACTCACACAACTTATTTTTTTATTGCCACCACATGAACAAGCATACGGAAAACGAATTATAAAAAGCCCAAAACTTTATTTTATTGAGCCGGCAATTACGTGTTCTCTTTTGCGTATTTCTACACCTGAACAATTAAAACAGCATCCATTGCGTGAAGCAATTATTGAATCGTTTGTTATTTCTGATTTGTACAAACAAGCGTTTGGCGCTGGTAAAAAAGGAAACGTCTCATTCTGGAAAGATAAAGCGGGCCATGAAGTGGAATGCCTTGTAAGTAAATCTACTGGTGTTTTGCCAATGGAGATTATCGCGAGCGAAAGTTATTCGCCACAAGCTTTTAAAAAACTGATGCACTGGTACAAGGTGAGCCACGCAATGCAATCGAATGGCATTGTTGTTTATACTGGTGAGCAAGATCAATCACTTGTTGAAGGACGTTTGCTCAATTGGCGTTCGGTTAAAAACTTAAATCAATAA
- a CDS encoding class I SAM-dependent methyltransferase, whose amino-acid sequence MHSSDHQIELAQWTAQRIKELISAHTNDPKKILDVGCGNGMITHYVQDILWESKVIGVDRDKTAIENAQKEFPEMHFFTCDDRLPFEDASVDCVYAAYVFHHLKTDSQKNLLREMMRVLTPNGLLIILEFNPWHVPTRWHFWKNPEEKNAKMISMNEAKKMLAEFGKSSGFYCGAHALTSPIYVVLLNRAHS is encoded by the coding sequence ATGCATTCGAGTGATCACCAGATTGAACTAGCGCAGTGGACAGCGCAACGAATAAAAGAGTTAATCTCTGCGCACACAAATGATCCCAAAAAAATCTTGGATGTCGGATGCGGGAATGGGATGATCACGCATTATGTGCAAGATATTTTATGGGAGTCAAAGGTGATTGGTGTGGATCGCGATAAGACCGCCATTGAAAATGCGCAAAAAGAATTTCCCGAAATGCATTTTTTTACCTGCGATGATCGATTGCCATTTGAAGATGCGAGCGTTGATTGCGTTTATGCTGCATACGTTTTTCATCATTTAAAAACTGACTCGCAAAAAAATCTTTTGCGCGAAATGATGCGTGTTCTTACGCCAAATGGTTTATTAATTATTTTAGAATTTAATCCATGGCATGTGCCAACCCGATGGCATTTCTGGAAAAATCCCGAAGAGAAAAATGCAAAGATGATCAGTATGAATGAAGCAAAAAAAATGCTGGCCGAATTCGGAAAATCAAGCGGATTCTATTGTGGCGCGCACGCACTAACAAGCCCGATATACGTGGTGCTTCTTAATAGGGCTCATTCATAA
- a CDS encoding DUF1295 domain-containing protein, producing the protein MWIFLVQCVFVFLYMSFLWLIAQREHNNGIADIGWGIGFIIIAIASTKFHLYAAFLFLVALFICLFFLLSKKYANFYRISSCAMALLAMCSVVVLYHYARSGRAFLISMLVFIWAVRISYYIFKRSRNKDEDERYALWRKKWGKHQALYAFFYVFMLQGLLMLVIGYPIMLVNSTPVVSLRWLDWISVCIWAFGMFWEAVGDYQLAKFLRSQKKRSHIMQEGLWHYTRHPNYFGESIMWWAIFLITLPVYLGWTAIISPVTITLLLRLVSGVPLAEKSFANNPEFLAYAKRTNAMFPWRPRKK; encoded by the coding sequence ATGTGGATCTTCCTGGTTCAATGTGTTTTTGTATTTCTCTACATGAGTTTTCTATGGTTAATTGCTCAACGAGAACATAATAACGGCATTGCAGATATTGGTTGGGGTATTGGATTTATAATTATAGCAATTGCGTCGACTAAGTTTCATCTGTACGCAGCATTTTTATTTTTAGTCGCGCTGTTTATTTGCCTATTTTTCTTATTATCTAAGAAGTATGCAAATTTTTACAGGATAAGTTCGTGTGCGATGGCTTTACTGGCAATGTGCTCAGTAGTAGTTCTTTATCATTATGCCAGATCCGGGCGAGCATTTCTTATTTCAATGCTTGTATTTATTTGGGCTGTTCGCATCTCATATTATATTTTCAAGCGTTCGCGCAATAAAGATGAAGACGAGCGCTATGCGCTATGGCGAAAAAAATGGGGCAAGCACCAAGCGCTCTATGCGTTTTTTTATGTTTTTATGCTACAAGGGCTTCTAATGCTAGTGATAGGGTATCCTATCATGCTGGTAAATAGCACCCCAGTTGTTTCATTGCGTTGGCTCGATTGGATTTCAGTATGTATTTGGGCCTTTGGTATGTTTTGGGAAGCCGTTGGCGATTATCAATTGGCTAAATTTCTGCGCAGTCAAAAAAAGAGAAGCCATATCATGCAAGAAGGGCTTTGGCATTATACGCGGCATCCGAACTATTTTGGTGAAAGTATTATGTGGTGGGCAATTTTTTTAATTACACTTCCCGTTTATTTAGGATGGACTGCAATTATTAGTCCCGTAACAATTACCCTTCTTTTGCGGCTTGTTTCGGGTGTGCCGCTTGCAGAAAAGTCGTTTGCAAATAACCCCGAATTTCTCGCTTATGCAAAACGAACAAATGCGATGTTTCCCTGGCGCCCACGAAAAAAGTGA
- the trxA gene encoding thioredoxin, whose translation MPVLITKDNFEQEVTQSKLPIIIDVFATWCGPCQYMAPIFDQLEKELGASYKFTKLNVDESRELAIQYGVTSIPTFVFIKDGQIKGKETGSISKEDLIKKINTYFK comes from the coding sequence ATGCCAGTTTTAATAACAAAAGATAATTTTGAACAAGAAGTAACTCAATCCAAATTGCCTATTATTATTGATGTTTTTGCAACATGGTGTGGACCTTGCCAATACATGGCTCCAATATTTGATCAGCTAGAAAAGGAACTTGGCGCTTCATACAAATTCACAAAACTCAATGTCGATGAATCTCGAGAGCTCGCTATACAATATGGCGTCACTTCAATTCCAACCTTTGTTTTTATAAAAGATGGCCAAATAAAAGGCAAAGAAACTGGAAGCATCAGCAAAGAAGATTTGATTAAAAAAATAAATACCTATTTCAAATAG
- a CDS encoding Bax inhibitor-1/YccA family protein produces the protein MFQRNYSMSGSIADFMYKVYGWMAAGLALTAGTSYAIFQSPTLFRAIFGNQILFFGLIIAQFALVIALSGWVMRMSLPMAIGAFVSYSVLTGATLASIFYIYTATSIYLAFGVAAATFAVMALYGYFTQSDLTSIGSVGRMALFGMIIAMLINFFLKSAQFDYIISLIGVGLFTLLAAYDSQKIKQMGYALVGQGDVEHKAALIGALTMYLDFLNLFLFLLRVMGSKREE, from the coding sequence ATGTTTCAACGTAATTATTCTATGAGCGGATCAATAGCCGACTTTATGTATAAAGTATATGGCTGGATGGCAGCAGGGCTTGCGCTAACTGCGGGCACATCGTACGCAATATTTCAATCACCAACGCTCTTTAGAGCTATATTTGGCAATCAGATTCTGTTTTTTGGCTTAATAATAGCTCAATTTGCACTCGTAATTGCATTGAGTGGTTGGGTTATGCGCATGAGTTTGCCTATGGCGATCGGCGCATTTGTTAGTTATTCGGTACTGACAGGTGCTACGCTTGCTTCAATTTTCTATATCTATACAGCAACTTCAATCTATCTAGCGTTTGGCGTCGCAGCTGCAACATTTGCTGTGATGGCTCTCTATGGTTACTTTACCCAAAGTGATTTAACATCTATTGGTTCAGTAGGCCGTATGGCTCTTTTTGGCATGATTATTGCTATGTTGATCAATTTCTTCTTAAAAAGTGCCCAATTTGATTATATCATCTCGCTTATTGGCGTTGGCCTCTTTACGCTGCTTGCGGCGTACGATAGCCAAAAGATTAAGCAGATGGGATATGCTTTGGTTGGCCAAGGAGATGTTGAACACAAAGCGGCTTTAATTGGCGCTTTAACGATGTATCTTGATTTTCTCAACCTATTCCTTTTCTTATTGAGAGTCATGGGTAGCAAGCGCGAAGAGTAA
- a CDS encoding DUF1328 domain-containing protein, translating into MLLDWVVIFLILAIIAAVFGFGGFAADFAGIAKILFGLFIILFVFSLLHRMMYGRPPQGM; encoded by the coding sequence ATGCTATTGGATTGGGTTGTAATTTTTCTGATTCTTGCAATTATCGCAGCGGTTTTTGGATTCGGTGGCTTTGCAGCTGATTTTGCTGGCATAGCAAAAATCTTGTTCGGCCTATTTATAATCCTCTTTGTTTTCTCACTTCTTCATAGAATGATGTACGGCCGCCCACCTCAAGGAATGTAA